One window of Penaeus chinensis breed Huanghai No. 1 chromosome 3, ASM1920278v2, whole genome shotgun sequence genomic DNA carries:
- the LOC125040206 gene encoding repulsive guidance molecule B-like, giving the protein MTLLAPLLATSEGARVARCVMRVCNSAEGEKETDGRPSSITVNPTQTPPNVAIPDPQVTVLIKGHSRCGSRSTYEASSESLPKAFVDGTTWSGGDKNKPNIQVREASPGEHVLITVSYINATVAVRKIGRYLTVLVTLPESLLEELEREGDEVQLCLQGCHEQERLDRPGAAPLSMAAMSKSKAKELCKSYNVTDYYLDSCIFDLMATGDTSFCKAAQTAQKDLWEHDPVGAQRLLLNCSDPPCMWEPSSSSLSRYPSLLIILLALLLQG; this is encoded by the exons ATGACTCTTTTAGCTCCTCTCCTTGCAACATCCGAAGGAGCGAGGGTTGCAAGGTGCGTGATGCGAGTGTGCAACAGcgccgagggagagaaagagacggacggCCGCCCGTCGTCCATCACTGTCAAC CCAACCCAAACTCCGCCTAACGTAGCGATCCCCGACCCGCAGGTGACGGTGCTGATCAAGGGCCACAGCCGGTGCGGATCTCGAAGCACGTATGAGGCCTCGAGCGAGTCTCTCCCCAAGGCCTTCGTGGACGGCACTACCTGGTCGGGCGGCGACAAGAACAAGCCCAACATCCAGGTGCGCGAGGCGAGTCCCGGGGAGCACGTCCTGATCACGGTGTCCTACATCAACGCCACGGTCGCCGTCAGGAAGATCGGGAG GTACCTGACTGTTTTGGTGACACTGCCAGAGAGCCTTCTGGaggagctggagagggagggggacgaagtGCAGCTGTGCCTCCAAGGGTGCCACGAGCAGGAGAGGCTCGACCGACCAGGCGCTGCCCCCCTCTCCATGGCCGCCATGAGCAAGAGCAAG GCCAAGGAGCTGTGCAAAAGCTACAATGTGACGGACTACTACTTGGACTCCTGCATCTTTGACTTGATGGCAACTGGTGACACGAGCTTCTGCAAGGCAGCACAGACAGCACAGAAGGACCTGTGGGAGCACGACCCTGTAGGAGCTCAAAGACTACTGCTCAACTGCTCTGACCCACCGTGCATGTGGGAGCCaagttcctcctccctttcacggTACCCCTcactcctcatcatcctccttgCTCTGCTGTTGCAAGGGTGA